One Burkholderia gladioli genomic window, CGCGATCGGCCTGGCGCGCCGCCGCTGGCTGCCGCCGGCCGGCGGGCGGCGCGTCACGGCGCTGATCGGCTTGCTGATGGGCCTGTATTCGATCGCCTACCTGCTCGCGCTCGAACACGGCATCACGCCGGGCATGCTGGCCACCTTGCTCGGCGCGCAGCCGATCCTCACCCTGGCGCTGGTCGAGCGCCGCTGGTCGGTGCCGCGCCTGGCGGGCCTGCTGCTCGCGCTGACCGGGCTCGCGCTGGTGGTCTGGCACGGCCTGGACGGCGGCGGCGTGACGGCGGGCGGCGCGGCGATCGCGCTGGCCGCGCTGCTGGCGATCACCGCCGGCGCGCTGCTGCAGAAACGCAGCGGCGTGGCGCCGGCCGATGGCCTGGCGATGCAGACCGCGATCGGCCTGGCGATGAGCCTGGCCTGCCTGCCGCTCGCGCCGGGCGGATCGCTCGGCGCGGCGCTGCGCTTCGACGCCAGCCCCGCGCTGCTGATCGCGGTGCTGTGGCTGGGTCTGGTGATCTCGGTGGCGGGGCAGATGCTGTTCTACCGGCTGATGCGCGACGGCGACGCCGTCAACGTGACGAGCCTGTTCTACCTGGTGCCGGTGGTCACCACGCTGATGGATGCGATCGGCTTCGGCCACCTGCCGGGCCGGCTCGAGATGCTCGGCATGGCCGCGATCCTCGGCGGCCTGGCGCTGGTGTTCCGGCATGCGCCCGATCGTGCGCTGCGGCAAATGAAAGCTCGTGGAAATACTTCGGAAAGCGAAACATGAAACCCTGGGCGCCGATCGTTGCCGGGAGATGTTTCTTCGGATTCGCAACAATCCGGAAGGCGAAATTCGGCGTTTCCTTACCTATACTCGAATCAACCGCGCGCGAATCACGCGCG contains:
- a CDS encoding DMT family transporter; this translates as MRFAQGALVARFTTSSFVLLWSSGAIFAELGVRHACALAFLIARFALASLALAAIGLARRRWLPPAGGRRVTALIGLLMGLYSIAYLLALEHGITPGMLATLLGAQPILTLALVERRWSVPRLAGLLLALTGLALVVWHGLDGGGVTAGGAAIALAALLAITAGALLQKRSGVAPADGLAMQTAIGLAMSLACLPLAPGGSLGAALRFDASPALLIAVLWLGLVISVAGQMLFYRLMRDGDAVNVTSLFYLVPVVTTLMDAIGFGHLPGRLEMLGMAAILGGLALVFRHAPDRALRQMKARGNTSESET